The following coding sequences are from one Geothrix sp. window:
- a CDS encoding ArsR/SmtB family transcription factor: MNHQLSNPMIDEVSGLFSALGDASRLKILRSLLDSKGPLSQGAVAEASGLSQANASKHLACLVRVGLVSREPEGNAVFFAPVMPLVGELCDLVCGHVSDRARVTYKALK, translated from the coding sequence GTGAACCACCAGCTCAGCAATCCCATGATCGACGAGGTGAGCGGCCTCTTCAGCGCCCTGGGGGATGCCTCCCGCCTGAAGATCCTGCGCTCGCTCCTGGATTCCAAGGGCCCCCTCAGCCAGGGGGCGGTCGCGGAGGCTTCCGGCCTCTCCCAGGCCAATGCCTCGAAGCACCTGGCCTGCCTGGTGCGCGTGGGTCTGGTGAGCCGCGAGCCCGAAGGCAACGCGGTGTTTTTCGCCCCAGTCATGCCGCTGGTGGGCGAGCTCTGCGATCTGGTGTGCGGCCATGTCAGCGACCGGGCCCGCGTGACCTACAAGGCTCTGAAGTGA
- a CDS encoding DUF6132 family protein produces the protein MKATAIRLALGLLVGGALGYGWHRLVGCSTGGCPLTATPLRGISYGAVMGLLWALSR, from the coding sequence GTGAAGGCCACGGCGATCCGCCTGGCGCTGGGTCTGCTCGTGGGGGGTGCCCTCGGCTACGGCTGGCACCGCCTGGTGGGCTGCAGCACGGGCGGCTGTCCGCTCACCGCCACGCCCCTGCGGGGCATCAGCTACGGCGCCGTCATGGGCCTGCTCTGGGCCTTGTCCCGGTAG
- a CDS encoding aminopeptidase P N-terminal domain-containing protein codes for MRCVLAVLCLAPILAAQTSEAPQAHHGVRLPEAFFGGNRARLLAKAKAMGPGTLVVAKSMPTQPSSGGEDRPYRQDSDFYYLTGVEEERAVALLDGDKGTYTLLVQARDPKREAYTGPRLGVEGAKRKGADEAVAFPEAEKTLDAALKQAKRIVLIDSYDEPFRVKVLDAAYPKGYTGWMGAYEKSLVDGRPIVAEMRVIKQPAEVEMIQRAVDASIEGHLAALRGSAGFTNEGQVAARPGGDGAGPGGAFPGL; via the coding sequence ATGCGCTGTGTCCTTGCCGTGCTCTGCCTCGCGCCGATTCTTGCGGCCCAGACGTCCGAGGCCCCGCAGGCCCACCATGGCGTCCGCCTGCCCGAGGCCTTCTTCGGGGGGAACCGGGCCCGGCTCCTGGCCAAGGCCAAGGCCATGGGGCCCGGCACGCTTGTCGTCGCGAAGTCCATGCCCACTCAGCCCAGCTCCGGCGGGGAGGACCGTCCCTACCGCCAGGACTCGGACTTCTACTACCTCACAGGCGTGGAGGAGGAACGCGCAGTGGCCCTGCTGGATGGGGACAAGGGCACCTACACCCTGCTCGTCCAGGCGCGGGACCCGAAGCGCGAGGCCTACACCGGCCCGCGTCTCGGGGTGGAGGGGGCGAAGCGCAAGGGGGCCGATGAGGCCGTGGCCTTCCCCGAGGCGGAGAAGACCCTCGATGCCGCCCTCAAGCAGGCCAAGCGCATCGTGCTCATCGACAGCTACGACGAGCCCTTCCGGGTGAAGGTCCTCGATGCGGCCTATCCCAAGGGCTATACGGGCTGGATGGGCGCCTACGAGAAGAGCCTGGTGGACGGCCGGCCCATCGTCGCGGAGATGCGGGTCATCAAGCAGCCCGCCGAGGTCGAGATGATCCAGCGCGCGGTGGACGCGAGCATCGAGGGCCATCTGGCCGCGCTGCGTGGCAGCGCGGGCTTCACCAACGAGGGGCAGGTGGCCGCCCGCCCTGGAGGGGACGGTGCGGGCCCTGGGGGCGCGTTTCCTGGCCTATGA
- a CDS encoding cytochrome ubiquinol oxidase subunit I — translation MGDPLFWHRLQFGFTATYHYLFPQLTMGLAFLIVVFKAMGLRSGEARYADAARFWIKIFGINFAVGVVTGIPLEFQFGTNWARFSQLSGGIIGQTLGMEGMFAFFLESSFLGLLIWGEKKLSPKGHFRAAVALWLGSWLSGYFIVATNAFMQHPVGYAVAPDGTLQLTSFWAFLLNPWALGQYAHTMIASVVTGSFVVAAVGAFWTLKGLHAEQARLNLRMGTVMGLIFSVLVAFPTGDLQGKLVARHQPITLAAMEGRFESGPRAGLTLIGQPNVAQRKIDNPVQLPAVLSFIAYGTFSSDVKGLSSFPEDQWPQNIELLYYSFHIMAGLGTLMIAVMGLAALLLWRGRLDANRPMLWALMLAFPFPYIATTAGWAVAEFGRQPWLIHGVLRTNQGASPTVHAGQTAFTTLGFAGIFVVLSILFLYLIGRELAHGPVKH, via the coding sequence ATGGGCGATCCGCTGTTCTGGCACCGGCTTCAGTTCGGCTTCACGGCGACCTACCACTACCTCTTCCCCCAGCTCACCATGGGCCTGGCCTTCCTCATCGTGGTGTTCAAGGCGATGGGCCTGCGCTCCGGCGAGGCCCGGTACGCCGACGCCGCGCGGTTCTGGATCAAGATCTTCGGCATCAACTTCGCCGTGGGCGTGGTGACGGGCATCCCCCTGGAGTTCCAGTTCGGCACGAACTGGGCGCGGTTCTCGCAGCTGTCCGGCGGCATCATCGGGCAGACGCTGGGGATGGAGGGCATGTTCGCCTTCTTCCTGGAGAGCAGCTTCCTCGGGCTGCTGATCTGGGGCGAGAAGAAGCTGTCGCCGAAGGGGCACTTCCGCGCGGCGGTGGCGTTGTGGCTGGGCAGCTGGCTCTCCGGCTACTTCATCGTGGCCACCAACGCCTTCATGCAGCACCCGGTGGGCTATGCTGTGGCGCCGGATGGCACCCTGCAGCTCACCAGCTTCTGGGCCTTCCTCCTGAACCCATGGGCCCTGGGCCAGTACGCCCACACCATGATCGCCTCGGTGGTGACGGGCTCCTTCGTGGTGGCCGCCGTGGGGGCCTTCTGGACCCTCAAGGGCCTGCATGCCGAGCAGGCGCGCCTGAACCTGCGGATGGGCACGGTCATGGGGCTGATCTTCAGCGTCCTGGTGGCCTTCCCCACGGGTGACCTCCAGGGCAAGCTCGTGGCGCGGCACCAGCCCATCACCCTGGCCGCCATGGAGGGGCGCTTCGAGAGCGGTCCCCGGGCCGGGCTCACCCTCATCGGCCAGCCCAACGTGGCCCAGCGGAAGATCGACAACCCGGTGCAGCTGCCCGCCGTGCTCAGCTTCATCGCCTACGGCACCTTCAGCAGCGACGTGAAGGGCCTGTCGTCCTTCCCCGAGGACCAGTGGCCGCAGAACATCGAGCTGCTCTACTACAGCTTCCACATCATGGCGGGCCTGGGCACGCTCATGATCGCCGTGATGGGCCTGGCGGCGCTCCTGCTCTGGCGGGGGCGCCTGGACGCGAACCGACCCATGCTCTGGGCGCTGATGCTGGCCTTCCCCTTCCCCTACATCGCCACCACGGCCGGCTGGGCCGTGGCGGAGTTCGGCCGCCAGCCCTGGCTGATCCACGGGGTGCTCCGTACCAACCAGGGCGCCTCCCCCACGGTGCATGCGGGTCAGACGGCCTTCACGACGCTGGGCTTCGCCGGCATCTTCGTGGTGCTGAGCATCCTCTTCCTCTATCTCATCGGCCGGGAGCTCGCCCACGGCCCCGTGAAGCACTAG
- a CDS encoding rhodanese-like domain-containing protein, protein MSPLLDHWYYLLPLAAIGYLWWSRRSASATDIQALLGRGAQVLDVRTRSEFKAGAHPKAINIPLDELEGRTRELDKARPVLVCCETGSRSGFAVSLLKRAGFAEVANLGSWRRLSTLLS, encoded by the coding sequence ATGTCCCCACTGCTGGACCACTGGTACTACCTGCTCCCCCTGGCGGCCATCGGCTACCTGTGGTGGAGCCGCCGGTCCGCCTCGGCCACGGACATCCAGGCGCTGCTGGGCCGGGGCGCCCAGGTGCTGGACGTGCGCACCCGGTCCGAGTTCAAGGCCGGCGCGCACCCCAAGGCCATCAACATCCCCCTGGATGAGTTGGAGGGCCGGACCCGGGAACTGGACAAGGCCCGGCCGGTGCTCGTCTGCTGCGAGACGGGCAGCCGCAGCGGCTTCGCGGTCTCCCTGCTCAAGCGCGCGGGGTTCGCCGAGGTCGCCAACCTGGGCTCTTGGCGCCGGCTCTCCACCCTGCTTTCCTGA
- a CDS encoding M24B family metallopeptidase produces the protein MRALGARFLAYESIAGAGSDGCLLHYANNDQPIPPGSLILMDASGEVGYYTSDITRTWPANGRFSPEQRALYDLVLRAQEAGIQELRPGNIHIASFMKAARIISDGLVELGLIKGEKEEAFKRGDWGKFLPHGVSHYLGLDVHDAGSYGAPHPFHKHGGSRPLEAGMVLTMEPGIYIPRGMEGVEAKWQGIGIRIEDVILVTPEGPRNLSARLPRKAEELERIVRGGAGARR, from the coding sequence GTGCGGGCCCTGGGGGCGCGTTTCCTGGCCTATGAATCCATTGCGGGCGCGGGGAGCGATGGCTGCCTTCTGCACTACGCGAACAACGACCAGCCCATCCCGCCGGGGTCGCTCATCCTCATGGATGCCAGCGGCGAGGTGGGCTACTACACCTCCGACATCACCCGCACCTGGCCCGCCAACGGCCGCTTCAGCCCTGAGCAGCGGGCGCTCTACGACCTGGTGCTCAGGGCCCAGGAGGCGGGCATCCAGGAGCTGCGGCCGGGCAACATCCACATCGCCAGCTTCATGAAGGCGGCCCGCATCATCAGTGATGGCCTCGTGGAGCTGGGCCTCATCAAGGGTGAGAAGGAAGAGGCCTTCAAGCGGGGTGACTGGGGCAAGTTCCTGCCCCACGGCGTGAGCCACTACCTGGGCCTGGACGTGCATGACGCGGGAAGCTACGGCGCGCCGCATCCCTTCCACAAGCACGGCGGCAGTCGGCCCCTGGAGGCGGGCATGGTGCTCACCATGGAGCCCGGCATCTACATCCCCCGGGGCATGGAGGGCGTGGAGGCGAAGTGGCAGGGCATCGGCATCCGCATCGAGGACGTGATCCTGGTGACGCCGGAGGGACCGCGCAACCTCAGCGCCCGCCTGCCCCGCAAGGCGGAGGAGCTGGAGAGGATCGTCCGCGGCGGGGCCGGGGCCCGGCGGTAG
- a CDS encoding TolC family protein produces the protein MQCLTLWLVAGAAALAQEPFTVATAIRKAWRDQSGLKAGRAMAEGKREEAAGFDALKLPTLTLQAQGVRTDEPMQAFGMKLNQSRIAALDFNPSSLNRPDAIMGFGGSAVVQQPLYAGGRISAARWAGEYTAQAESASQTRREQETAMAIVEAYFGAQVAEQALLWVEDTRTWILGLEAFAGARVQQGLMLESELQRLKAVHAQVEAQKADVIRQVRAARSGLGLLTGSAPVEAPLATPLQAEGAALSASTLVPIRADLQAAELQAKAAGQAAKAAAGSLKPEVGLELGAGTLRQSWHQGGTWTWAAVGVKWKVFSGPDRARSNAAQAQARAAEDMRTFKQQQAEHEVRVAREALRAAEAKHAAAREALAASEESKRLREARHREGLTPLTDVLDAEAALQGARTLLLQSLYDLRISRAALDLATGAPIEGVTL, from the coding sequence ATGCAATGCCTGACCTTGTGGCTGGTGGCCGGCGCCGCCGCCCTGGCGCAGGAACCCTTCACGGTGGCCACGGCCATCCGCAAGGCCTGGCGCGACCAGTCCGGGCTGAAGGCCGGCCGGGCCATGGCCGAGGGCAAGCGGGAGGAGGCCGCGGGCTTCGATGCGCTGAAGCTGCCCACGCTGACCCTGCAGGCTCAGGGCGTGCGCACGGACGAGCCCATGCAGGCCTTCGGCATGAAGCTCAACCAGAGCCGCATCGCGGCCCTGGACTTCAATCCTTCCAGCCTGAACAGGCCCGACGCGATCATGGGCTTCGGCGGCTCGGCGGTGGTGCAGCAGCCGCTCTATGCCGGCGGCCGCATCTCCGCGGCCAGGTGGGCCGGCGAATACACGGCCCAGGCCGAATCCGCCAGCCAGACGCGCCGCGAGCAGGAGACGGCGATGGCCATCGTGGAGGCCTACTTCGGCGCCCAGGTGGCCGAGCAGGCCCTGCTCTGGGTAGAGGACACCCGCACCTGGATCCTGGGCCTGGAGGCCTTCGCGGGGGCTCGCGTCCAGCAGGGGCTCATGCTCGAATCCGAGCTCCAGCGCCTGAAGGCGGTCCACGCCCAGGTCGAGGCCCAGAAGGCGGATGTGATACGCCAGGTGCGGGCCGCCCGCTCTGGCCTGGGCCTCCTCACCGGCAGCGCGCCGGTGGAAGCTCCCCTCGCGACGCCGCTGCAGGCGGAGGGTGCCGCGTTGAGTGCATCGACTCTGGTGCCCATCCGCGCGGACCTGCAAGCGGCCGAGCTGCAGGCGAAGGCGGCGGGTCAGGCCGCGAAGGCCGCTGCCGGCAGCCTGAAGCCCGAGGTCGGTCTCGAGCTGGGCGCGGGCACCCTGCGCCAGTCCTGGCACCAGGGCGGTACCTGGACCTGGGCCGCCGTGGGCGTGAAGTGGAAGGTGTTCTCCGGGCCGGACCGGGCCAGGTCCAACGCGGCCCAGGCCCAGGCTCGCGCCGCCGAGGACATGCGGACCTTCAAGCAGCAGCAGGCCGAGCATGAGGTACGCGTCGCCCGGGAAGCCCTGCGGGCCGCCGAGGCGAAGCATGCCGCCGCCAGGGAGGCGCTGGCTGCGTCCGAGGAATCCAAGCGGCTGCGGGAGGCCCGCCACCGCGAAGGCCTGACGCCCCTCACGGACGTGCTGGATGCAGAGGCCGCCCTGCAGGGCGCCCGCACCCTGCTGCTCCAGAGCCTCTATGACCTGCGCATCAGCCGCGCGGCCCTGGATCTGGCCACCGGCGCCCCCATCGAAGGAGTGACCCTGTGA
- a CDS encoding YgaP family membrane protein, with amino-acid sequence MTIDRIVHIVAGTFILGSLALAHLHSPNWLWFTAFVGANLLQSGITNWCLMTSILRKLGVPEGPAVGCSR; translated from the coding sequence ATGACCATCGACCGCATCGTCCACATCGTCGCAGGCACCTTCATTCTGGGCAGCCTCGCCTTGGCCCACCTCCACAGCCCGAACTGGCTCTGGTTCACCGCGTTCGTGGGCGCGAACCTGCTGCAGAGCGGGATCACCAACTGGTGCCTGATGACCTCCATCCTGCGCAAGCTGGGCGTGCCGGAAGGCCCTGCCGTCGGCTGCTCGCGGTGA
- a CDS encoding efflux RND transporter permease subunit: MPSRETGDPKLGLAGRLAKGFLRSKLTPLLVFASLLLGLLAVWLTPREEEPQIVVPMVDLYVPYPGASPREVESQVATPLEKRLWGIPGVEYLYSVSRPGMALITVRFKVNEPQEPSLVKVHQELAANPQLLPPGAMKPIVKLQTIDDVPFLVLTLHGQDQTPGGLRQVAEVLGRELSTVPNTAQVKVVGGARRMVRVEPDPDRLRSLGFSLAELQPALQSAEAQLPAGVLVDRGRRTEVEATGFVLQAAELNRLVVGVRNQKPIYLGDVARIVDAPDPEPPMVLFAGRGAQGFEPAVSVTLAKRAGSNATALAEQVLAKVEALRGGLLPRDLKLTVTRNYGETAGDKSNELIEHLMIATLSVIALILLAMGWRSAVVVGIAVPVTLALTLLITYLFGYTLNRVTLFALIFSIGILVDDAIVVVENIHRHMHLPGQRKSFARMVVEAVDEVGNPTILATFAVIAAILPMAFVRGLMGPYMRPIPVGASLAMLFSLIIAFVISPWASLIVFRKEANLPTTDPSGLHPATPDTAAPEPVHDWPHKNPEVAPDSRMTALYRKVMHALLTRPPVRWAFFGGVVALLLGAMSLVGFGVVKVKMLPFDNKSEFMVQLDLPAGTPREDALAVGQDIARRLLKEPTVKDVQVYAGEAAPYTFVGMVRHSFLRQEAEMVDLQVNLVPKESRKEQSHGIVVRLRPELEKLSKPAGARMKLVEIPPGPPVMDTIVAEIYGPSEAERTRLSREVLTAFRSVEGIVDVDSTLNATNPKLNLVLDREKAALHGVAPAHVIQTLAMAGYGYQAGAFHVLRGSSQVPVVVQLAPGKRQHLDQLLQLTVPGARGMIPVRELVTVTEGVEDAAIHHKNLMPVAYVFSDLAGTIESPVYALSALNKKIDALKGTAGGAVPRLGLAHPENTESLSLKWDGEWHITLEVFRDLGMAFAAVLVLIFVLVVGWFESFEIPWVILVPVPLSLIGIIPAHGILGAFFTATSMIGFIAGAGIIVRNSIILVDFIELKLKEGMALEAAVEEAGVVRFRPMLLTAAAVLVGSAVMLADPIFQGLAISLMAGEVAATVLSRIAVPVLYYLVARRGHAANLQRQAAMAAE, from the coding sequence GTGCCAAGTAGGGAGACGGGTGACCCGAAGCTCGGACTGGCGGGACGCCTCGCCAAGGGATTCCTCCGCAGCAAGCTCACGCCACTGCTGGTCTTCGCCTCGCTGTTGCTGGGCCTGCTCGCCGTGTGGCTCACGCCACGAGAGGAGGAACCCCAGATCGTCGTGCCCATGGTGGACCTCTACGTGCCCTACCCGGGCGCCAGTCCCAGGGAGGTGGAAAGCCAGGTGGCCACGCCCCTGGAGAAGCGGCTGTGGGGCATCCCCGGCGTGGAGTACCTCTACAGCGTGAGCCGGCCCGGCATGGCGCTCATCACCGTGCGCTTCAAGGTGAACGAGCCCCAGGAACCCAGCCTCGTGAAGGTCCACCAGGAGCTGGCGGCCAACCCGCAGCTGCTGCCGCCCGGCGCCATGAAGCCCATCGTCAAACTGCAGACCATCGATGACGTGCCCTTCCTGGTGCTGACGCTCCACGGCCAGGACCAGACCCCCGGCGGCCTCCGCCAGGTGGCCGAGGTGCTGGGTCGGGAACTGTCCACGGTGCCCAACACGGCCCAGGTGAAGGTGGTCGGCGGGGCTCGCCGCATGGTGCGCGTGGAGCCTGATCCCGACCGCCTGCGCTCACTGGGTTTCTCCCTGGCCGAGCTGCAGCCCGCCCTCCAGTCCGCGGAGGCCCAGCTGCCCGCCGGGGTGCTGGTGGATCGTGGCCGGCGCACCGAGGTGGAAGCCACAGGTTTCGTCCTGCAGGCCGCCGAGCTGAACCGCCTGGTGGTGGGCGTGCGCAACCAGAAGCCCATCTACCTGGGCGACGTGGCCCGCATCGTGGACGCGCCGGATCCGGAGCCGCCGATGGTCCTCTTCGCCGGGAGAGGCGCCCAGGGCTTCGAGCCCGCCGTGAGCGTCACGCTTGCCAAGCGTGCCGGCAGCAATGCCACGGCCCTGGCCGAGCAGGTGCTGGCCAAGGTGGAGGCGCTGCGCGGCGGCCTCCTCCCCCGCGACCTGAAGCTCACCGTCACCCGCAACTACGGCGAGACCGCCGGGGACAAGTCCAACGAGCTCATCGAGCACCTGATGATCGCCACGCTCAGCGTCATCGCGCTGATCCTGCTGGCCATGGGCTGGCGCAGCGCCGTGGTGGTGGGCATCGCCGTGCCCGTGACCCTGGCCCTCACCCTGCTCATCACCTACCTGTTCGGCTACACGCTGAACCGCGTCACGCTGTTTGCGCTGATCTTCTCCATCGGCATCCTGGTGGACGACGCCATCGTGGTGGTGGAGAACATCCACCGGCACATGCACCTGCCGGGCCAGCGCAAGAGCTTTGCCCGCATGGTGGTGGAGGCTGTGGACGAGGTGGGCAACCCCACCATCCTGGCCACCTTCGCGGTCATCGCCGCCATCCTGCCCATGGCCTTCGTGCGCGGCCTCATGGGCCCCTACATGCGGCCCATCCCCGTGGGTGCCAGCCTGGCCATGCTGTTCAGCCTCATCATCGCCTTCGTCATCAGCCCCTGGGCCAGCCTCATCGTGTTCCGAAAAGAGGCCAACCTGCCGACGACGGATCCCTCCGGCCTGCACCCGGCCACGCCCGACACGGCGGCGCCCGAGCCCGTCCACGACTGGCCCCACAAGAATCCCGAAGTGGCGCCGGACAGCCGCATGACGGCCCTCTACCGCAAGGTCATGCATGCGCTGCTCACGCGTCCGCCTGTGCGCTGGGCCTTCTTCGGCGGCGTGGTGGCCCTGCTCCTGGGGGCCATGTCCCTGGTGGGCTTCGGCGTGGTGAAGGTGAAGATGCTGCCCTTCGACAACAAGTCGGAGTTCATGGTGCAGCTGGACCTGCCGGCCGGAACGCCCAGGGAGGATGCCCTCGCCGTGGGCCAGGACATCGCCCGCCGCCTGTTGAAGGAACCCACGGTCAAGGATGTGCAGGTCTATGCGGGCGAAGCCGCGCCCTACACGTTCGTCGGCATGGTGCGCCACAGCTTCCTCCGCCAGGAGGCGGAGATGGTGGACCTCCAGGTGAACCTGGTGCCCAAGGAAAGCCGCAAGGAGCAGAGCCACGGGATCGTGGTGCGCCTGCGGCCTGAGCTGGAGAAGCTTTCGAAGCCTGCGGGTGCTCGAATGAAGCTGGTGGAAATTCCGCCGGGACCGCCCGTCATGGACACCATCGTGGCGGAGATCTACGGACCCAGCGAGGCCGAGCGCACGCGCCTTTCCCGCGAAGTCCTCACGGCCTTCAGGAGCGTCGAAGGCATCGTGGACGTGGATTCCACCCTCAACGCCACGAACCCCAAGCTCAACCTGGTGCTGGATCGCGAAAAGGCGGCGCTCCACGGCGTGGCGCCCGCCCATGTGATCCAGACGCTCGCCATGGCGGGGTACGGCTACCAGGCCGGTGCCTTCCACGTGCTGCGGGGCTCCAGCCAGGTGCCCGTGGTGGTCCAGCTGGCCCCCGGCAAGCGCCAGCACCTGGACCAGCTCCTGCAGCTCACCGTGCCCGGGGCCCGCGGGATGATCCCCGTGCGCGAGCTGGTGACCGTGACGGAGGGCGTCGAGGATGCCGCCATCCACCACAAGAACCTCATGCCCGTGGCCTACGTGTTCTCGGACCTGGCGGGCACCATCGAAAGCCCGGTCTACGCCCTGTCGGCCCTGAACAAGAAAATCGATGCGCTCAAGGGAACGGCCGGTGGCGCCGTCCCCCGCCTGGGCCTGGCACATCCCGAGAACACCGAGTCCCTGTCGCTGAAGTGGGACGGCGAGTGGCACATCACCCTCGAAGTCTTCCGCGACCTGGGCATGGCCTTCGCGGCCGTGCTGGTGCTGATCTTCGTGCTGGTGGTGGGCTGGTTCGAAAGCTTCGAGATCCCCTGGGTGATCCTGGTGCCGGTGCCCCTGTCCCTGATCGGCATCATCCCTGCGCATGGCATCCTGGGCGCCTTCTTCACGGCCACGAGCATGATCGGCTTCATCGCCGGGGCGGGCATCATCGTCCGCAACAGCATCATCCTGGTGGATTTCATCGAGCTGAAGCTGAAGGAGGGCATGGCCCTGGAAGCCGCCGTGGAGGAAGCCGGCGTGGTGCGCTTCCGGCCCATGCTGCTCACCGCCGCCGCCGTGCTGGTGGGCAGCGCCGTCATGCTGGCGGACCCCATCTTCCAGGGCCTCGCCATCAGCCTCATGGCCGGCGAAGTCGCGGCCACCGTGCTCTCCCGCATCGCCGTCCCCGTGCTCTATTACCTCGTGGCCCGCCGGGGCCACGCGGCCAACCTGCAACGCCAGGCGGCCATGGCCGCTGAATGA
- a CDS encoding efflux RND transporter periplasmic adaptor subunit → MKLHLSLALAGLMLGTLACGHKEASPEGKALPKVAVTLVASSQAEGGTWVAATLQSTRTATMATRMAAQVKRVLVQEGQRVASGTLLMALGDEDLQAQLKAAETGLAAAEAHQRRIQALFAQKAATPSELEQSQAQLAQAQAGVSSLKANLAYTQIRAPFSGVVQSRKVNEGDFVGPGMPLLELVGEGEQELVATLSDSEGRGLKQGAKVRFEAEGATGEAQVTALAPGGDAFSHKGTLRARVLSPRGLRQGTFARILLPGVKAEGLMLSRSALVTRGELTGVFVAKEGHAELRWITVGDGAGDSLPVRSGLKAEDRVIDRPGSLQDGQPIEIAGGVDRAK, encoded by the coding sequence GTGAAGCTTCACCTGTCCCTGGCCCTTGCGGGCCTCATGCTCGGAACGCTGGCCTGTGGCCACAAGGAGGCCTCCCCCGAGGGGAAGGCCCTGCCGAAGGTGGCCGTGACCCTGGTGGCCAGTTCCCAGGCGGAGGGCGGCACCTGGGTGGCCGCGACGCTGCAGTCCACCCGCACCGCCACCATGGCCACCCGCATGGCCGCCCAGGTCAAGCGGGTGCTGGTCCAGGAGGGCCAGCGCGTGGCCTCCGGCACCCTGCTCATGGCCCTCGGCGATGAGGATCTCCAGGCCCAGCTGAAGGCCGCCGAGACGGGGCTGGCCGCGGCGGAGGCCCACCAGCGCCGCATCCAGGCGCTCTTCGCTCAGAAGGCCGCCACCCCTTCCGAACTGGAGCAGTCCCAGGCCCAGCTCGCCCAGGCCCAGGCCGGGGTGTCCTCCCTGAAAGCCAACCTCGCCTACACCCAGATCCGCGCACCGTTCTCGGGCGTCGTGCAGTCCCGCAAGGTGAACGAAGGCGACTTCGTGGGCCCCGGCATGCCCCTGCTGGAGCTGGTGGGTGAAGGCGAGCAGGAGCTCGTGGCCACGCTGTCCGATTCTGAAGGCCGGGGCCTGAAGCAGGGCGCGAAGGTGCGCTTCGAGGCCGAGGGCGCCACGGGCGAGGCCCAGGTCACCGCGCTCGCCCCCGGTGGCGACGCCTTCAGCCACAAGGGCACGCTGCGGGCCCGGGTGCTCTCCCCCAGGGGCCTGCGCCAGGGGACCTTCGCGCGCATCCTCCTGCCGGGCGTCAAGGCCGAAGGGCTGATGTTATCGCGGAGCGCCCTGGTGACCCGGGGCGAGCTGACCGGCGTCTTCGTGGCGAAGGAGGGCCACGCGGAGCTGCGCTGGATCACCGTCGGCGATGGGGCCGGGGACAGCCTGCCCGTGCGCTCCGGCCTGAAGGCCGAGGACCGTGTCATCGACCGGCCCGGCAGCCTCCAGGATGGCCAGCCCATCGAGATCGCCGGCGGGGTGGACCGTGCCAAGTAG
- a CDS encoding KdsC family phosphatase produces MPDPADLLGWLSGDAVDDLDLRAAKIRLLCTDIDGVLTTGALLYGKEPGHTKAFHVRDGAAIKWLQRSGIPVAFISGLASDATVNRARDLGVEDCFAGHLDKGPVLDQLCAKYGLALDQIAHLGDDLPDLPLLRRVGLACCPADAVAEVRAACHWVTPVEGGRGVLRLVAERILKAQNRWNAILSTYEVRP; encoded by the coding sequence ATGCCCGACCCTGCGGATTTGCTAGGCTGGCTGTCGGGAGATGCCGTGGACGACCTGGACCTGCGCGCCGCCAAGATCCGCCTGCTCTGCACCGACATCGACGGTGTGCTCACCACCGGCGCCCTCCTCTACGGGAAGGAGCCCGGCCACACCAAGGCCTTCCACGTGCGCGACGGCGCGGCCATCAAGTGGCTGCAGCGCTCCGGCATCCCCGTGGCCTTCATCTCGGGACTGGCCTCCGATGCGACCGTGAACCGCGCCCGGGACCTGGGCGTGGAGGACTGTTTCGCGGGCCACCTGGACAAGGGGCCCGTGCTGGACCAGCTCTGCGCCAAGTACGGCCTGGCCCTGGATCAGATCGCCCACCTGGGCGACGACCTGCCCGACCTGCCTCTGCTGCGGCGCGTGGGCCTGGCCTGCTGTCCTGCGGATGCCGTGGCCGAGGTGCGGGCCGCCTGCCACTGGGTGACGCCCGTCGAAGGCGGACGGGGCGTCCTGCGCCTCGTGGCCGAGCGCATCCTCAAGGCGCAGAATCGCTGGAACGCCATCCTTTCCACTTACGAGGTCCGCCCATGA